In Herbaspirillum sp. WKF16, one genomic interval encodes:
- a CDS encoding PepSY-associated TM helix domain-containing protein, with the protein MRAFFVIIHRWFGLAAAVFLFIAGATGAVISWDHELDAWLNPHLFHAKSADQPNAGAPRPGLELANLVEKAEPKLRVTYVLTAEEPGHTMNMMVEPRIDPATGKLYVLDYNQIAVDPVTAEIQGRRMWGAISLSRENLLPFLYKLHYTMHLPDMGGIETGIWLMGIIGIVWMLDCFIAIYLSFPNWRSWRKSFALRWRDGGHKLNFDLHRSGGVWVWGLLLVLAVTSISMNLERQVMRPILQTVSTLTAGPFETRAPLAPEKVGEPAVSRERAIALGRQQAAKLGLSEPAGGVFYSGMFGVYGVGFFAPGNDHGDGGLGNAWLYFDAASGAYEGGRLPGSGSAGDIFLQAQFPLHSGRILGLPGRILISFMGALVAMLSVTGVIIWVRKRRARLQQRARLAGGPAPMPGAAAGPR; encoded by the coding sequence ATGCGCGCATTCTTCGTCATCATCCACCGCTGGTTCGGCCTGGCTGCGGCGGTCTTCCTTTTCATTGCGGGCGCCACCGGCGCGGTGATTTCCTGGGATCACGAACTGGATGCGTGGCTCAATCCCCATCTGTTCCATGCCAAGAGCGCCGACCAGCCGAACGCCGGCGCGCCCAGGCCGGGGCTGGAGCTGGCCAACCTGGTGGAGAAGGCCGAGCCCAAGCTGCGCGTGACCTACGTGCTGACCGCCGAAGAGCCCGGCCATACCATGAACATGATGGTGGAGCCGCGGATCGACCCGGCCACCGGCAAGCTCTACGTCCTGGACTACAACCAGATCGCGGTCGACCCCGTCACCGCCGAGATCCAGGGGCGCCGGATGTGGGGCGCGATCTCGCTCTCGCGCGAGAACCTGCTGCCCTTCCTCTACAAGCTGCACTACACCATGCACCTGCCCGACATGGGCGGCATCGAGACCGGGATCTGGCTGATGGGCATCATCGGCATCGTGTGGATGCTGGACTGCTTCATCGCGATCTACCTGTCCTTCCCCAACTGGCGCAGCTGGCGCAAGTCGTTCGCGTTGCGCTGGCGCGACGGCGGCCACAAGCTCAACTTCGACCTGCACCGTTCCGGCGGCGTGTGGGTCTGGGGATTGCTGCTGGTGCTGGCGGTGACCTCGATATCGATGAACCTGGAGCGCCAGGTGATGCGGCCCATCCTGCAGACGGTATCGACGCTGACCGCCGGCCCCTTCGAGACGCGCGCGCCGCTGGCGCCGGAGAAGGTGGGCGAGCCGGCGGTCTCGCGCGAGCGGGCCATCGCGCTGGGACGGCAGCAGGCCGCCAAGCTGGGGCTGAGCGAGCCGGCCGGCGGGGTGTTCTATTCGGGCATGTTCGGCGTCTATGGCGTGGGCTTTTTCGCGCCCGGCAACGACCACGGCGACGGCGGCCTGGGCAATGCCTGGCTGTACTTCGACGCCGCCAGCGGCGCCTACGAGGGCGGACGCCTGCCGGGCAGCGGCAGCGCCGGCGACATCTTCCTGCAAGCGCAATTCCCGCTGCATTCGGGGCGCATCCTGGGCTTGCCCGGCCGCATCCTGATCTCCTTCATGGGCGCGCTGGTGGCGATGCTCTCGGTGACCGGCGTGATCATCTGGGTGCGCAAGCGCCGCGCCCGCCTGCAACAGCGCGCCAGGCTCGCCGGCGGCCCCGCGCCGATGCCGGGCGCGGCGGCCGGGCCGCGCTGA